The Candidatus Goldiibacteriota bacterium HGW-Goldbacteria-1 genome includes a region encoding these proteins:
- a CDS encoding alpha-glucan phosphorylase produces MKLMDFNVQPNLPEKLKPLLDLAYNVWWAWDSEAFALFRDIDPDLWSQTSHNPVKLLYRVQQEKLETIANDEGFIFRIENVLKKRNQYMSRPCWYDKIKNNLPKEYQIAYFSAEFGLAECLPIYSGGLGVLAGDHLKSASDLGLPFIAVGLLYSQGYFHQYLTTDGWQHEKYVTHDYNTAPVKQLKKADGTNIIIELKMPHGIVKFALWKVQVGRISLYLLDTNISENSHADRDITSKLYGGDLEMRIKQEYLLGIGGMIALDALGIKPTVTHMNEGHSSFLALERIKMLMEKEKLSFNEAKEIVAASSVFTTHTPVPAGNDRFPQEMMERYLKGYVEHSLKISFEEFMKLGRVYPEDKSEWFCMTVLALKLSHFNNGVSKLHGRVSRDMWKDIWTGVPVAEVPIGYITNGIHMNSWISKEMSDLFFRYLGTRWVDAPDEHEIWKKVDEIPDTELWSTHERRKERLVEFVRRKLKSQLKARGSSKEEIDGAGEVLSSDVLTIGFARRFATYKRANLMMRDIERLKAILTNKHMPVQIIFAGKAHPKDDAGKEFIKQIIHITEKEGLRNHIVFVEDYDLNTAHYLVQGVDVWMNNPRRPLEASGTSGMKVIFNGGLNFSVLDGWWDEKADADNGWCIGRGEEYEDIAYQDAVEANSIYDTLENDLVPLYYKHGKDGLPHDWIKKMKTSIATLGPVFNTNRQVMEYTEMFYKPAGLNYVKLAGSGLDKPKNISKWKEKIASKWDAVKITSVSSADSSAIKVGGSLKINAELESGGLNAEDLLVEIYAGYDRGSEILEDITTFEMKAVSNEHGKIKYEATVTPSTSGAVNYSVRVMPAHPDVAFKFLPGYIKWYE; encoded by the coding sequence ATGAAACTTATGGATTTTAATGTACAGCCAAATCTGCCGGAGAAGCTTAAACCGCTTCTGGACCTTGCTTACAACGTATGGTGGGCGTGGGATTCCGAAGCGTTTGCCCTTTTCAGGGACATTGACCCGGACTTATGGTCACAGACATCACACAACCCGGTAAAGCTGCTTTACAGAGTGCAGCAGGAAAAACTTGAAACAATCGCAAATGACGAAGGTTTTATCTTCCGTATTGAAAATGTCCTTAAAAAACGCAACCAGTACATGTCCAGGCCTTGCTGGTACGACAAAATAAAGAACAATCTGCCGAAAGAGTACCAGATAGCGTATTTCAGCGCTGAATTTGGGCTTGCGGAATGCCTGCCCATTTATTCCGGCGGCCTTGGAGTCCTTGCGGGCGACCATTTAAAATCCGCTTCTGACCTTGGACTTCCTTTTATCGCGGTTGGCCTTCTATATTCACAGGGCTATTTTCACCAGTACCTGACAACAGACGGCTGGCAGCATGAAAAATACGTAACGCACGATTACAACACAGCCCCCGTGAAACAGCTTAAAAAAGCGGACGGCACCAATATTATAATTGAACTGAAAATGCCCCACGGCATTGTTAAGTTCGCGCTGTGGAAGGTTCAGGTGGGGCGCATAAGCCTTTACCTTTTAGACACAAACATTTCGGAAAACAGCCACGCTGACCGCGACATCACTTCCAAACTTTACGGCGGCGACCTTGAAATGAGGATTAAACAGGAATACCTTCTTGGCATCGGCGGCATGATTGCGCTGGACGCCCTTGGAATTAAGCCCACTGTCACACACATGAATGAAGGCCATTCTTCATTTTTAGCGCTGGAGCGCATAAAGATGCTGATGGAAAAAGAAAAACTTTCATTCAATGAAGCAAAAGAAATTGTGGCAGCCAGCAGCGTGTTTACCACGCATACCCCTGTCCCCGCCGGCAATGACAGGTTTCCGCAGGAAATGATGGAAAGATATTTAAAGGGTTACGTAGAGCACTCCCTTAAAATTTCCTTTGAAGAATTTATGAAGCTGGGGCGCGTGTATCCGGAAGATAAAAGCGAATGGTTCTGCATGACAGTACTTGCCCTTAAGCTTTCGCACTTTAATAACGGCGTGTCAAAACTGCACGGCCGCGTATCTCGCGATATGTGGAAAGACATCTGGACAGGCGTGCCTGTCGCGGAAGTCCCCATTGGATACATCACCAACGGCATACACATGAACAGCTGGATATCAAAAGAAATGTCAGACCTTTTCTTCCGTTACCTTGGCACCCGCTGGGTGGACGCGCCTGATGAACACGAAATATGGAAAAAAGTGGACGAGATTCCGGACACAGAACTGTGGAGCACGCACGAGCGCAGAAAAGAAAGGCTTGTGGAATTTGTCCGCAGAAAACTTAAATCACAGTTAAAAGCGCGCGGCTCTTCAAAAGAAGAAATAGACGGCGCCGGCGAAGTGCTTTCTTCCGACGTATTAACCATAGGATTCGCCAGAAGGTTTGCCACATACAAAAGGGCGAATTTAATGATGCGCGACATTGAAAGGCTTAAGGCGATACTTACCAACAAGCACATGCCCGTACAGATAATATTTGCCGGCAAAGCGCATCCCAAAGATGACGCGGGCAAAGAGTTCATTAAACAGATAATTCACATCACAGAAAAAGAGGGTTTAAGAAACCACATAGTCTTTGTTGAAGACTATGACCTTAACACCGCCCATTACCTTGTACAGGGAGTGGACGTGTGGATGAACAATCCCAGAAGGCCGCTGGAAGCAAGCGGCACATCCGGCATGAAGGTTATTTTCAACGGCGGATTAAACTTTTCAGTGCTTGACGGCTGGTGGGACGAAAAAGCGGACGCGGACAACGGCTGGTGCATAGGACGCGGCGAAGAGTACGAAGATATCGCCTATCAGGACGCTGTGGAAGCTAATTCCATTTATGACACGCTTGAAAATGACCTTGTCCCGCTTTATTACAAACACGGCAAAGACGGGCTGCCGCACGACTGGATAAAAAAGATGAAAACTTCCATAGCCACACTTGGCCCTGTGTTTAACACCAACAGGCAGGTAATGGAATATACAGAGATGTTCTATAAACCCGCCGGCCTTAACTACGTAAAACTTGCCGGCAGCGGCCTTGACAAACCTAAAAACATAAGCAAGTGGAAAGAAAAAATAGCTTCCAAATGGGACGCGGTAAAGATTACATCCGTAAGTTCAGCTGATTCATCCGCCATTAAAGTGGGCGGTTCGCTTAAGATAAACGCGGAACTGGAAAGCGGCGGATTAAACGCGGAAGACCTGCTGGTGGAAATTTATGCCGGCTATGACAGGGGCAGCGAAATTCTGGAAGACATAACAACATTTGAAATGAAAGCCGTTTCAAATGAACACGGGAAAATAAAATACGAAGCCACCGTGACACCTTCCACTTCCGGGGCTGTGAATTATTCCGTAAGGGTAATGCCGGCGCATCCGGACGTTGCTTTTAAATTCCTTCCCGGCTACATTAAGTGGTACGAATAA